The following proteins are encoded in a genomic region of Amycolatopsis sulphurea:
- the aceE gene encoding pyruvate dehydrogenase (acetyl-transferring), homodimeric type: MAPQNDGASGKETPARVRVIRDGLAAHLPDIDPEETAEWLDSFDEALARGGRQRARYLMLRILERARERNVGVPALTSTDYVNTIPTENEPWFPGDEEIERRYRRYIRWNAAIMVHRAQRPGVGVGGHISTYASSAALYEVGFNHFFRGKDHSGGGDQVYFQGHASPGMYARAFLEGRLSEQQLDGFRQEYSHAGEGGGLPSYPHPRLMPEFWENPTVSMGLGPMNAIYQARFNRYLRDRGLKDTSDQHVWAFLGDGEMDEPESRGLIHVAAGEGLDNLTFVINCNLQRLDGPVRGNGKIIQELESYFRGAGWNVIKVIWGREWDALLSADRDGALVNLMNVTPDGDYQTYKANDGAFVREHFFGRDPRTKELVKDLSDADVWNLKRGGHDYRKVYAAYKAAMEHHGQPTVILAHTIKGYGLGPSFEGRNATHQMKKLTLDDLKLFRDAQRIPISDEELERDPKLPPYYHPGPDSPEIQYLIGRRRALGGYLPERRPKAAKALVLPGDKIYEGIRKGSGKQEVATTMAFVRLVRELAKDSEIGKRVVPIIPDEARTFGLDSMFPTAKIYNPHGQTYTSVDASLMLAYKESEKGQLLHEGINEAGSTASFTAVGTSYATHGEPMIPIYIFYSMFGFQRTGDGLYAAADQMARGFVLGATAGRTTLTGEGLQHADGHSLLLAATNPAVVAYDPAYSFEIAHIVKDGLRRMYGDTGPDGNGENVFYYMTIYNEPYQQPAEPENLDVDGLLRGLYRYAEAPAGDGPEVQILVSGVTMPDALRAQRLLAEDWGVRAAVWSATSWGELRREAVAADHDNLLYPGDSPRVPYVTQKLSGAAGPVVAVSDWMRAVPDMIRPWVPTDMLTLGTDGFGFSDTRPAARRKFLVDAESITVGALSALAARGEFDRARVADAAHRYRIDDVTAAGPQTSDSGSA; this comes from the coding sequence TTGGCCCCGCAGAACGACGGCGCCTCCGGCAAGGAGACCCCGGCTCGCGTACGCGTCATCCGTGACGGACTCGCGGCGCACCTGCCCGACATCGATCCGGAGGAGACCGCCGAGTGGCTGGACTCCTTCGACGAAGCGCTGGCCCGGGGTGGCCGGCAGCGCGCCCGTTACCTGATGCTCCGGATCCTGGAGCGGGCCCGGGAGCGCAACGTGGGGGTCCCGGCGCTGACGTCGACCGACTACGTCAACACCATCCCCACCGAAAACGAGCCCTGGTTCCCCGGCGACGAGGAGATCGAGCGCCGTTACCGCCGCTACATCCGGTGGAACGCGGCGATCATGGTGCACCGGGCACAGCGGCCGGGCGTCGGCGTGGGCGGGCACATCTCCACCTACGCCTCCTCCGCCGCGCTGTACGAGGTGGGGTTCAACCACTTCTTCCGCGGCAAGGACCACTCCGGCGGCGGCGACCAGGTCTACTTCCAGGGCCACGCCTCCCCCGGCATGTACGCCCGCGCGTTCCTCGAAGGACGGCTGTCCGAGCAGCAGCTCGACGGGTTCCGCCAGGAGTACAGCCACGCCGGTGAGGGCGGCGGCCTGCCCTCCTACCCGCACCCGCGGCTGATGCCGGAGTTCTGGGAGAACCCGACGGTCTCCATGGGCCTGGGCCCGATGAACGCGATCTACCAGGCGCGGTTCAACCGATACCTGCGCGACCGCGGCCTCAAGGACACCTCCGACCAGCACGTGTGGGCCTTCCTCGGCGACGGCGAGATGGACGAGCCGGAATCGCGCGGGCTGATCCACGTGGCCGCGGGTGAGGGCCTGGACAACCTGACCTTCGTGATCAACTGCAACCTGCAGCGCCTGGACGGGCCGGTGCGCGGGAACGGCAAGATCATCCAGGAGCTGGAGTCCTACTTCCGCGGCGCGGGCTGGAACGTGATCAAGGTCATCTGGGGCCGGGAGTGGGACGCGCTGCTGTCCGCCGACCGCGACGGCGCGCTGGTCAACCTGATGAACGTGACCCCGGACGGCGACTACCAGACCTACAAGGCCAACGACGGCGCCTTCGTCCGTGAGCACTTCTTCGGCCGCGACCCGCGAACGAAGGAGCTGGTCAAGGACCTCTCCGACGCCGACGTCTGGAACCTCAAGCGCGGCGGGCACGACTACCGCAAGGTGTACGCGGCGTACAAGGCGGCGATGGAGCACCACGGCCAGCCGACGGTGATCCTCGCGCACACCATCAAGGGCTACGGGCTCGGCCCGTCCTTCGAGGGCCGCAACGCCACGCACCAGATGAAGAAGCTCACGCTCGACGACCTGAAGCTGTTCCGGGACGCACAGCGGATCCCGATCAGCGACGAGGAGCTGGAGCGCGACCCGAAGCTGCCGCCGTACTACCACCCTGGCCCGGACTCGCCGGAGATCCAGTACCTGATCGGCCGCCGCCGCGCGCTCGGCGGGTACCTGCCCGAGCGCCGGCCGAAGGCGGCCAAGGCGCTGGTGCTGCCCGGCGACAAGATCTACGAGGGCATCCGCAAGGGCTCGGGCAAGCAGGAGGTCGCCACCACGATGGCGTTCGTCCGGCTGGTCCGCGAGCTGGCCAAGGACTCCGAGATCGGCAAGCGCGTGGTGCCGATCATCCCGGACGAGGCACGCACCTTCGGGCTCGACTCGATGTTCCCCACGGCCAAGATCTACAACCCGCACGGCCAGACCTACACCTCGGTCGACGCGAGCCTGATGCTGGCCTACAAGGAGTCGGAGAAGGGCCAGCTGCTGCACGAGGGCATCAACGAGGCGGGCTCCACCGCGTCGTTCACCGCCGTCGGCACGTCCTACGCCACGCACGGCGAGCCGATGATCCCGATCTACATCTTCTACTCGATGTTCGGGTTCCAGCGCACCGGCGACGGCCTGTACGCGGCGGCGGACCAGATGGCCCGCGGGTTCGTGCTCGGCGCCACCGCCGGGCGCACCACGCTGACCGGTGAGGGCCTGCAGCACGCGGACGGGCACTCGCTGCTGCTGGCCGCGACGAATCCGGCCGTGGTGGCCTACGACCCGGCCTACTCGTTCGAGATCGCGCACATCGTCAAAGATGGCCTGCGCCGGATGTACGGCGACACCGGGCCGGACGGCAACGGCGAGAACGTGTTCTATTACATGACCATCTACAACGAGCCGTACCAGCAGCCGGCCGAGCCGGAGAACCTCGACGTCGACGGTCTGCTCAGGGGCCTGTACCGCTACGCCGAGGCGCCCGCGGGCGACGGCCCGGAGGTGCAGATCCTGGTCTCCGGCGTGACCATGCCGGACGCGCTGAGGGCGCAGCGGCTGCTGGCCGAGGATTGGGGCGTGCGGGCCGCGGTGTGGTCGGCCACGTCGTGGGGTGAGCTGCGCCGCGAGGCGGTCGCGGCCGACCACGACAACCTGCTGTACCCGGGCGACTCGCCGCGCGTGCCGTACGTCACGCAGAAGCTGTCCGGGGCGGCCGGGCCGGTCGTGGCGGTGTCGGACTGGATGCGTGCGGTGCCGGACATGATCCGCCCGTGGGTGCCCACCGACATGCTCACGCTCGGCACGGACGGGTTCGGCTTCTCCGACACTCGCCCGGCCGCGCGGCGCAAGTTCCTGGTGGACGCCGAGTCGATCACCGTCGGCGCGCTGTCCGCGCTCGCCGCGCGCGGGGAGTTCGACCGGGCTCGGGTCGCCGACGCCGCCCACCGCTACCGGATCGACGACGTCACGGCCGCCGGGCCGCAGACCTCGGACTCCGGCAGCGCGTAA